AAATTCTGTGATTGTACTGTGATATGACATGATGTAAACAACAGGAGAAGATCATCCCCGACttgacacagagggacagtcAAGACATTTTGATAAACAGCCAAGGcattcacaaaacacagtgtaTTGTGTTCTTGGCAGTGATATTTCACATGGAACAGAAAGCATCCCTGCCCTCAGACTCATGTATGCCCACACAAGGTTTTTAACTATTGCAAGGATATGTGCTGTTTATATCTGTTTAGtagatgtttttatccagagtgTTTACATGTcgtccatttatagagctgtgtaagtcactctggatgagagcagctgctaaatgccaataatgtaatgtaatagaggtggatatttactgaagcaggccaggctaagcaccttgcccaaagacacaacagcagtgtatcACCTGGGAATTGACTCCGCAACCTTCggtcatgagccctgcttctcACTACCACACCCCACTGTCTGTTCATGCTCAGTATATGGTGTTTACATTACTGAATGTAAATCCTGCCTCCATAAACCACTTTCATTTTGGTGGTAGGGGGTTGGTTTAGGTGGTGTGTCCTTACGGTGGTGTTAAAGCACAGTGGGCGGGCTCAGAACGGACTTCAAAATGGCTGTCTATGTTTAATGTGTCAACCTGAAGATGATGGGTCTGACTGAAAACAGTGaacctgctgtgttttattgcaGAGCTCTCACTGAAAAGCAGTAACTTATATGCTGCAGCTGAAGTGTTTCAAAGCCAAGTGTGGGCATACCTTTAAAAGGCCATCTCTTTAAAGGATGCTCGAAGAGCTCTGCATTAGAGTCCAGGTTCTGATTCCATATGGTGATCAGCTGCTCGGGTTCTGGTTCCGTACGGTGCTCAGCTGTCCGGTCCGCATCGGCAGTTCCTAGCCGCAGACAAGACCTTGTTGAACTCGGAGCGGAACTGTCGGTTGACGGCGGTGTAGAGGAGGGGGTTGACAGCTGCTGGGACGCAGGTGACAACCATGGCACAGGTCTCCAGCTCAAGCAGAACCCAACTCTGAAGCTGGCAGGGGTAGCAAgaatttattatatatttgtattttttagtgGAGAGGGGTGTTATCATGAGACAGAACCTGGACTAGACTCCTAACTGGCCTCTCCCGCCTCCACTTCACACACAAGAGCAATCTCTGACAATCCTATAACACACCAATGAAGcagttttcttttctcagcACCAATCAGAGATCAGGCTTACTGAGGCAGAAGCCAGCAAAGGagtttttggtttatttaaagCGATGGTTTTATGAAGCATCTGGTGGCAATCATTGTGCTGAAAAGAATCTATATAACCTAAGAGTTTGTTTGGGATAGGTTGCTATGCTCATTTTAGGGTCCATGTGTGAAAgaatttattaatattcatcacTTCTCTGTAGGTAAAGCAATAGTTTGAAAGAAAACTGAAGTACAGCACTACAAGTTGTTACATTAAGAACAGTCTAGTCTAAGATAGGAGTTAAAACAGACCAATGAGAAACACAATGGAAGACATATCAGCTATGGGCTGATATAGCTGGGTATTTTACGTTTGAACATGGGTCAGTCTGAACTTAATTTTAGTGCTGGGATTTTGAAAGGAGCAGCTCTCATAGTTACTTTGCATTCAAGTTCGCATATGGATATATAGCCAGTAGGCGAAATTGAGGGGGGatgctatcccccttgttaccaaaatgaccaaaatgcatcccccttgttaacctgccatccccctctccatcccctagttagtTGCAGAGAGGGCGCTGCGTGTGCATCTGCCACCCCCcgttaaaaaattaataaatcacCTACTGTATATAGCCTATACACAACGTATATATTTTAACTGCTATGCACAGGTATGGGACGTGGGTTACACAGGTTTAATATGTTTTCACTTTCTCGCGGAAAGTTGCCTCTTGATACTCACGGAGTTCACGTCGTTCTCCACTAGTACGTTCAGCAACAGGATCACAACCATCGGTACCCAGAACAGGATGAAGGCGATGATTATGTACCCGAAGCGCTTCGCGAGTTTCCCCTCCAAGCGTTTTTTGCCGAGCTCTCTGGTGGTAGGAGTTAAGAGACAAATGGCCCCAACAATTTCAGGCGGCTTACCCGCCCGGCTCTCCAACTGTTTATCAGCACAGGAGTCGCTCTGAGATACTGCGGTCGCTGCGCTGGGTCTGAGGTTGGGGTTTTCAGTGGACTCGCCTGCGCCCGCTTTGTTTTGCTGCGCGGCGCTTGTCCGGGGTGCTGGAACTGTTACGCTTTGCCATCCAGAAACTTGCCTCGCGACGGAGGGTCTCGGTTGTATCCCGCTGTCAAATATTTTACTGGTATGATGCCTCACGACTGCAAATATACGAAGGTAGTGGAAAATAATTAGGGTTAGCGAGAAACCCCAGACTGGGATCAACACGTAGGTTCCGAAAGGGTCTGAGTGTGTAGCGGGTTCCATCTGTATGTGTCGGCACATCATATAAAACAGAGCATCTTTGGACAGGGTCACCGAGAGAATGGCCAAAGAGAGTCCAAAAACCCAAATAAGCAGCACCCAAATCTTGATTCTTAGTTTCCGCTTTTCTGTCTCAAATGGAAACGCAATGGCTTGGAACCTCTCCACGCTTATGATGACGAGGGTCAACAGCTGAACGCAACTCCCGAGCGAGTACGTGAACTGCTGCAGGCAGCACAGAAGTTCGCCGACACCCGAAAGCTTTTCGCCCAAAAGCAGTGCGAGGAAAAAGACGGGGGTGTCCAGGAGGCATTTCAGCAAATCGTTAGCTGCAAGATTTACCAAAAGAGCGTTGTTGGCTGTCTGTAGAGTTTTGTTTCTGTAGACTACCCAGCATACCAGTAAATTCCCTGGAACTCCCACAAGAAAAGTAAAGCTCAAAActaaacaattaaatgaaaacagcagggtGTCCCCTGGCACCTCAATAATCGGCAAGGTGCCATTGGTTTCCAAGACGCTGCCCATTGCATTAGACcgttgttttacattttcataggATATTTGATAAATTGATGAACAACTACATTATGTAAGGCAGACCTAGCAAGTGATTATATCCTAGGCTTCTGTACAGCACTTTTGCGTCATTGAGGAACTAACCGTTCAAGCAACGTCAATCCGTTTTTTGTGCTATTTGCACTCTGCAGCAAGCAGAACTTACGTCATTATAtagttcttgttcttgtcttgTTCTCAAGTAATGTTTTCAATAGGCAGCACATTATTCAATCAAGCTTCTTTGTTGCTGCATTTTCTTCACACGATTTTATTAACGGATTCGTGATAGATTTTCGCTCTAAGACCACAAGAAAAATATTCTTACAAAACGGTTAAATGTAACAAAACCAGGATGAAATACCTAACTCCCGTTGCCCAATCTGAATTCTATTTCCAGTGACGAAAAAACAAGTGCATATGTACAATCTTCTGACGTCTAAGATGCGTGGGACACAGTAGTGCtaaatttatttctttatcaAAATTGTCACGCGTAACATTTGGCATGATTTGGGATCTATATGCAGCACAGCAGGCATCGCTGTCACTCCATGGCCCTAGATCCGAATATGTCAGTACTTCTGTGGAGTTTTCAAGGTCTGTGCAGGTCCAGGTTAGTCTCCTTCCACAGTACCAAGACATACTGCCTCAAGCCGTGCGCGCACCGTTATCCTCCGACTCCCTGCGCTGCTCTATGAAAGGATTGCTCATAAAGTATGGACGGAGAGCATCTGGTGAGCTGTAACAGCTGTATCAGAACACTGAGACAAGCCATTACGTGTTTATGGAGATAATTTTCCCTTCTTGTACTTTGAACACAACAACAGTGTTACCAGAACATGACAAGTCATTGCCCATTTTCATGCTCTGCATGGTCAAAACTAAAAGTGTCGAGGTAACGCTCTTTGAAAACAATTTAGCGCGTTtgccttttctgtttctttatttctcccttTATATATGAACTAATAATTTCCAGTATACATAACTCCCTAAAATTCACACTAATTCCGGCATCTCTACATTCTTCTACCTTCTTATTTTTTCCTGCCAACTCCTCAATCATTGTATCATTTCGACATGTCAGCAATTTCTCTCGACAATCGCAGCACATATATGCACGAAAACCATGTGTCACCTGTCATATCCTCCCCAAAATGGTCAAATTCTTTAACTCAAAACAGCAGGCATTGTAGTCTACGTCTTCGGAAGAAAGAAACTGTTTCTGTGGGGAAGTCCAGAAATGCGTTATTGGTTAATTATAGGGGGAGATAATGCCCACTCGCCTTCGATAGGCTCTGCCACGTGACATAGGTACCTCGTTAAGAAGTAGAAGCACCGCAGACTAGCGTGCTGTTGTACTTCTGTACTGCAATTTTTAGCAGGAAATACTTGTTTTTGGAGGCTATTTGAATGACAAGAAACAGTTCCCTTTATTCCCAAGTAAATTGGGCTGTATGACTGTAATCGCTGTACGGTCCGTCTGATTTGATGAAGCCCTCTAGCTGATTGCGGCTAATCAAGGTGTACCACTAAAGAAAGGCTTGTCACTTTCCATCACTCTCCGTGATTGCCGCGCCACGTATTTCAAGAGCGTCCAATCACTGTCCGCACGGATTACCCCATCTTATTTACTCTCCCACCGGCAAACCTGCCCTTGCCATTCAGGGTCATGGAGTTAATGCGTCATGTAGCCAGGGCTCACACTTGTAAACGTGTAGTTATAACAATACTTCGGGAGTTTTAATTTAGCCTTTTTTAGACCAAAGCAAGGTTTAAATTAGCATTGACATGGACAGAATCTGAgcaatggaatggaaatggGTGAATTTCTTTATTAGGCAACAGGACAAGCGTAcaacattacataatttatttgtggcactgcattattttttcattaataaaacagcacattggATGTGCTACAGCCCAAAACATGCTCTAAACATCAGGTTTCACTTTTGGAGGTCTTTtagcattaaaataacatttgatcACAGACCCATATCTCCCCAGCAAAACTTGCATCTCTACAATCTCATTTATCATGTCCACAGATATGACTGCTACTGCTGCCAGCATGATTCTCTCTGAGCCCTGGCTCCACTGTGTCTGCATAAGCTAACACTCTTAAACCTTTACTCTTTCACAGACTAGAAACATCCTATCCACAGAATTATCGATAAACCAGTGGAAAGTACAGTCATCCCAACAGcagatttacagttttacattactCAGAGAAGGATGTGGTCACTTCTTTCCTGCTAGCGTTTCAGCAGCTCCCTCATATAGACAGAGTTCATGCGATAGGCGGCCATCCAGCTGTAGGCCATCTGGTAATACTGAGGCATAGCAGTGTAGTACTCTTCCCATGCCTGATAATAAGCCCGCCAGTACTCCCTGTtactcctctctgcctcatcCTCCTCGGTCCTCTTCCCGCCTGCAGCATCCACACCACTTTTAATGTTGGGCACCTTCTTTGGGGGCGAGCTGGAATTTTGAGGCTTCTTCCCAGACTGTTTCTTACGAGGCTGCAGGGGAGGAGCCTGGGGACGGGAGGGGTGCTGGCGTGCAGATTCGGCTGAAGTTTGTGTCGGTTTGCCAAACCGCCCTACAGAAGGCTGCCCCCACGCCGCTGATGACCCAGAGGAGCTGCTTGCTTGGCTTGGTCTTCCTGTGTGGCGATCGACACATCTGGTCTGTTCCGGGAGAGTGAGCGGCTTCATGTCCCCCCTCTGGCCTTCATCCTCGTCTGAGGTTGAGGATGTCTCTGAGGACGGGGTGGAGCGGGGGGATACCGacctggagggggaggggctggaatCCCTCCCTAAAGGACGATCCCCCTGCGGTTGGTCGGTTCCCCTCTGTTGCAGCACTAACGGCTCACAGCGTCCAGACGCGTAGGCGCCGTTGTTGGGGCCCGTGAACTGGCGGATGACTTCCACCGAGCGCCCCGGGCCTTCCTCGATGAACTGCTCATAATCAGCCACAATCTCCTCAAAGGACATGGGCTTTGGCACTTTGGTTTTGaaggagggcaggggagggatTTTCGGCAGGGCCTCTTGAAGTTCCCGTCGCGTTCGGGATGGAGGGGCCTCTGGAGCAGGCGTTGCCCCAAGGACAGGGGCGCCTGGGACAGCAACAGCTTTTTTGGGCTGCTTCCCGATCCCTGCATTTCCCTCCTGTTCTGCCTGAGAGCTCTTCACAGCCCTCCTTGGGATGGTCTTTTCAGGGTTCTCATCCCGACAAGTCCCTGGCccacagctgtctgtctttgcCCTCCTCTTCTTGTCCAATTTTGGGAGGGCCTCAAAAGCAGGTCCTGTCTTGAGGTTTTCGACAGTAATGTCCCAGTCGCACGGCTCCTCCATCAGGCCAGGGGGTATTGGGTCTGCGAGGAGTATTCATTGGGAAGGCTTACTATACACACAACTTTTAACAACGGCCATACCACCGGCACAGGGACCGGCAGCCTGCATACGTTTAGCACTATGCCAGATACAGCTCTGCAATTAGGAGCTGGATGGAACACAAAAGAGAGAAATCTCCAGTAGTCCAGGAGCAGGGCTGCTTGCCTCCTACGCTAATACCACATCACACAGCTAACATGCACCACCTCCTACATTCTAGAACATTCATCCCACTCATTCAGCCCCTGAGACTTTCCACTGGTTTTATATATAACCAGAGTCACAAGCCATTTGGGTTTATACCCATTTGCATAAACACTGTGATAATGTCAAGAGCATGAATGCAAATGTCCCTCCATTACAGTTTAATAGAAGGTGTCCTTTTTAATTACTTTCACATATATTTTCCAATCTTAGCCATTCAGTCTGGCATTTTAACTAGAGGAGAGGACCCTGGCCAGCTGTGACCAAAGTAaaggaaggggaagagaggTGAGCAGACGTTAGACTGCAATACCTGGTAAACAGCACAGGCTTAAACTGCACTTCTGAGCGATTGCCATCATTttgttctcctcctctccatgaCAACAGTAGGTCACTGCCAGCCCATGAGTACCTGAGACAAAGGGAGACACACTTAGAGGACACATCCAAGCAGCACGTGCACCCATAAAGATGGCCACATGAAACCACAATGCAGTGCACCTCATTAAAACGCACTTCATGAAGAGAGATTTCTGCCAAAACTGAGACAATCGTGTCATTATGCATCCTTTCCGAGGTCATCTATAGTTGTTCTTGTAAAATAATTCATGCACTCCACTGCTGTTAtgattccacacacacacactgaaggcTGGTTTCTAAAAAGACATTAAGTATACAATATTACAGTTATAATTGAGAATGTTATCACAGTGTAGTTTGGAATTTTAGGCCAAAAATCAAGATGTTAGTTGGACATAGCAAATACATACTAAATCAATAGCCCTTATATAGgtgatatataaatgtttgctgtgtccattaaaatgcttttcttgaGTTTCACATTAAACTACCCGTCCCTGTTTCACAGGCACCCACAAAACCACCTTCTTTCTCCACTGTCCttcaaacaagaaaaaggaAGTATTAAGATGTCTCTCTGCAAAAGGGCAGATAGAAAAACATACACCAAGTCATGAACACCTGTTACTACACTGTTGTTTTACTGCCACTACCTACAAGCAAGCTAGcactgcctgcctctctctgctctgccgGAGTTACGCAACAACTGAGGCAGAGCACTGAACAAAGAGCAGACAAACAAGCATCTTTTCAGACATGCGTATTCATTCAATTTCAGCCTTTCAAGGTTACAGAAGCTCCgtcgggagggaggggggagttgGGTAATCAAAAGGAAAGGCTGCCGTTCTACTAAGTGGGGTCGCCATGGTGAAACCAGGAAGGTTCTCCTGGTCCCAGCTGCCTCCTTCACAACAGCAAGCTCTTCAGCTGAACCTTGTGTCTCTCGGCCCCAGGATAATACAGTGCACCGTGCACCTACTTAACAACTGTACCACCTTTAGCACTAAAAGCACATCCCCATTTACGGTTAATTACACCACTGACCTACAGACTACCCAGCAGCTGCTTAGTGCAGCAgggttttcagatttttctatACAACCCTGCATTTCAGATACATACACACCAATGAGTGCACAGAAACCCACAGAAAAGTATGTGGTTAGACACGCTTGGCAAAGGTCACGGTCTTTCTCTGAGCCTAATGTAAGATGTTTGAATTCTTACAGAGACCCTCCTGCCCTGCTTTGAACctaatatatgtgtatttacacagtTTGTGACTCATGCAATTACAATTATGTAACAacaatgtgtatgtacacagtgGCTACTACATAGCTACGCAgtaatttctcatttttctcatttcccCTTGATAATCCTTAATACTCCTGCCAGCAAATGCCCTGACTGGCCAATGACACAGCAAATCTAAGAGCTGTTGTAATGATGTCAGGGCAGGTTGACCTGGGTCATAGTGGCAACATTACCACGACGACCCTGGAGCATGCTCAGCGCAATGGTGTGGAAAAGAAAGCAGGGTGGTAGTCACCAAAACGCCCCGCACGCCCGATGCGGTGCATGTATGTCTCCCAGTCATTAGGCACGTCCAGGTTGATGACCAAGTTGACCTTCTCTGCATCAATTCCTCTCGAGGTCTgcacagagaaaggaagggtAGAGggcaagaaagagaggaggaaatggagaaaagTGGGAGTGGAGGAAATGGAGGGGACAGAGACATATAGAGGGAAAGACAGATGGAAACTGTGGCCATTTTTCACAGCActaatgttggaaataaggtCCTTTAGAAGATTTGCTCAGGGAGCATCTCTGCTCTAATTCGCTACATTACCTTACCAATTGGACAAATCTCTTATGCGCTCTCTGTGATGGCTTGCATATGCTAATATGCCTCTcaccattaaaacaaacatacactaCCAAACAAGTCACCACGCAAATAGAAGCTCTCAAATAAGCTgcttgcttttccttttttcagtgtttttccttgACCTGGAATCACAAATAATAGGTAAGTGCCTCTATCTGTCAGCACTGTAGGTATGAACATGACTTCAGTTACTGTATGATAACAGATGAAAAGGGAATTATTAAGGAAATATATGCATGGATATATTAGGCCACTTTTCTCTGTGCGAGTTATGCATGTAGGCCAGACAGCAATGCATGAGGAGTCTTCCTGCAGGACAGGAAGGACAGGGCTCACCAGGTCAGTGGAGATTAGCACTCGGCACTGGTACTGCTTCAGCTTGGACATGGCCTCCAGACGCTGGTCCTGACTCAGGccgcctgcagggggagccacACGGCCAGCCTGTTAATCAGTGAGCTAAATACTATCATAGGAAACTGTGTCAATGAGGCTAATGACAAAATAAGACAATGCCAATGAGACAAAACTACAACAACACTGTGTCCACCAGGCTTATGCTGAAGTAAGACTGTGCCAACAAGACTAACACTACAACAAGGTGACCATTAAAATAAGACTGTGCTAATGGGGTTAATACAATAAGATCATGCCAATAAAGTGAATGCAAAAATGAGACTAAGCAAATAAAGCAACATCTAAAATGAGACTTGccaaactaaaataataaacacaaattaCTTCCACTGTTCCGAACAGCAAAATAAGACTGTGCCATTGAAAACGTAAGCGTAAGCTAAAATATGACTACTCACACTAAAATGGACTGTGCTACTGAAA
This portion of the Megalops cyprinoides isolate fMegCyp1 chromosome 7, fMegCyp1.pri, whole genome shotgun sequence genome encodes:
- the ddx20 gene encoding probable ATP-dependent RNA helicase DDX20 encodes the protein MAASMRKAAHDIQTRRRTDDVLLSEVVDFASLLLSQAVVEGLTASGFQKPSPIQLKAIPLGRCGLDLIVQAKSGTGKTCVFATIALDSLVTENMTTQVLVLAPTREIAVQIHSVVTAIGSAMEGLECHVFIGGTPVSQDKARLKKCHIAIGSPGRIKQLIELGFLLTTSIRLFVLDEADKLLEEGSFQDQINWIYSSLPANKQMLALSATYPESLAQHLTRYMRDPTFVRLNPTDPGLIGLKQYYKVVRSHSMPHKIFEEKVQHLFELFSKIPFNQALVFSNLHTRAQHLADILTSKGLPAVCISGGLSQDQRLEAMSKLKQYQCRVLISTDLTSRGIDAEKVNLVINLDVPNDWETYMHRIGRAGRFGTHGLAVTYCCHGEEENKMMAIAQKCSLSLCCLPDPIPPGLMEEPCDWDITVENLKTGPAFEALPKLDKKRRAKTDSCGPGTCRDENPEKTIPRRAVKSSQAEQEGNAGIGKQPKKAVAVPGAPVLGATPAPEAPPSRTRRELQEALPKIPPLPSFKTKVPKPMSFEEIVADYEQFIEEGPGRSVEVIRQFTGPNNGAYASGRCEPLVLQQRGTDQPQGDRPLGRDSSPSPSRSVSPRSTPSSETSSTSDEDEGQRGDMKPLTLPEQTRCVDRHTGRPSQASSSSGSSAAWGQPSVGRFGKPTQTSAESARQHPSRPQAPPLQPRKKQSGKKPQNSSSPPKKVPNIKSGVDAAGGKRTEEDEAERSNREYWRAYYQAWEEYYTAMPQYYQMAYSWMAAYRMNSVYMRELLKR